CCGCCTGCTGAACGTCTACTCGTATACCGGCTATCCGGTCGTGGTCGTGGTCTATCTGGTCCATGTCGTGGGCGGACAGCTCAAGGCCATGGACGAGACGCTGGAGGCAGCGACCTTCGCCCCGGACGAGATTCCGTGGGATGAGTTGGCCTTTGACAGCACCCGGGACGCGCTGCGGGAGTATATGGCCCTGGCGGGTGCGTAGTCCTTGAGGCGGGTAGGCACGGGGGCCTGCCCCTACAAAGTCCCACGACGAATCCCCCGGCGCTGACGCGGTCCCACCCTTGACGTATTCGCTCGCAGAAACGTATACATTTCAGTAGACACACGGAGAGGACAGCTATGCAGAGTGTCATGATGCGCGTGAGTGCGCGATCCCGGGAGACGCTGCGTGAACTGGCCACACAGACCGGACGGTCCATGCAGAGCATGATTGACGAAGCCGTAGAACTCTATCGGCGCCGACGGTTTCTTGAGGCGGTCAATGCCGCCTACACGCCGTTACGTCAGCATACAGAGACGTGGAGAGCGATCGAGCAGGAGCGGCGCGAATGGGACACGGCGCTGGGGGACGGCTTACACGAGAAGCAGACCGGAAGCGGGTCGGAGCACAAGAGGCGTGAGCGAAAGAACAGGCCGCAGACAGCCCGCCCGAGGTGAGGTCTGGGCCGCGAATCTGAACCCGACGCGAGGACGCGAGCAGGCCGGCCATCGCCCCGTTGTGGTGATTTCCGAAGACGTATTCAACCAGGGACCGGCCGGCTTGGTGGTGGTCCTGCCCGTGACTTCGACAGACCGTGGCATACCCATCCATGTCCCGATACAGCCGCCTGAGG
This sequence is a window from Desulfurellaceae bacterium. Protein-coding genes within it:
- a CDS encoding type II toxin-antitoxin system PemK/MazF family toxin: MSERTGRRQPARGEVWAANLNPTRGREQAGHRPVVVISEDVFNQGPAGLVVVLPVTSTDRGIPIHVPIQPPEGGLKNRSVISCDALRSIAKERLTRRWGRISPETLAAVEDRLRILMGL